From Candidatus Neomarinimicrobiota bacterium, the proteins below share one genomic window:
- a CDS encoding glycosyltransferase: MKHTHSSDSSFDISVIIVSYNVRDFLRQCLQSVHEASRNLSTEIFVVDNRSVDGTPDMIRKNFPDVHLIANSENLGFGKANNQALKTARGKYTLFLNPDTIIREDTLTVMRQFMEDHPETGLAGCKILNTDGTLQLACRRSFPRPSVAIPKMLGLSALFPGNSFLAKYNLTYLDPDQSYPVDAVSGSFMFCRTELIQSLKGFDERFFMYGEDLDLCYRVREAGYQVTYVPDTTIVHYKGESSKSAPFDSLIAFYRAMDQFVRKHFGPGKWLFTVLVLRLGIFLHLLFKFFGRILYQLRAPLFDLFLIALAHALALVIRFRDPSWFFTYQPIIPLYAAVYLGAILALGTLRNRKFDYTRTFAGVVLGGLINGSITFFIPPIAHSRLVFLIAFLLTLLFLPGWRLVYHIFLRKRTDDTSTLRKTLVVGAGSKGEQIAKTLTAHPETGYLFVGFADRNFNHPMTISRIEDIPEIVRMKHIDEIIFAPGETRSTDMMQIMNRLQTMPVNIKIVPENLDTIYGKTHLENIEDISMVDMQFNIYQPVSAFIKRTFDVIVSFILLILLALPAAVSAIFKSPLARGYGKLFLILKGDWTFVGDDPAFADHKRYYKPGLTGLLQLEKSGKISEEEHERYMTFYMRNYSIMMDVELLVRTISGTR; encoded by the coding sequence ATGAAGCACACACATTCTTCAGACTCTTCATTCGATATCTCCGTTATCATTGTCAGTTATAATGTCCGTGATTTTCTGCGTCAGTGCCTTCAATCGGTTCACGAGGCTTCCCGGAATCTGTCGACGGAAATTTTTGTCGTGGACAACCGGTCGGTAGACGGTACGCCGGATATGATCCGGAAAAATTTTCCCGATGTCCATCTGATTGCCAATTCTGAAAACCTGGGCTTTGGCAAAGCGAACAATCAGGCCCTGAAAACTGCCCGGGGGAAATACACCCTTTTTCTCAATCCGGACACCATCATCCGTGAAGACACCCTGACTGTCATGAGACAATTTATGGAGGATCATCCCGAAACAGGATTGGCAGGCTGTAAAATCCTGAACACCGACGGGACCCTTCAACTGGCCTGCCGGCGAAGCTTCCCCCGGCCGTCAGTGGCGATTCCCAAAATGCTGGGACTCAGTGCCCTTTTCCCCGGGAACTCTTTTCTGGCAAAATACAACCTGACCTACCTGGATCCGGACCAAAGTTATCCCGTCGATGCCGTCAGCGGGTCGTTTATGTTCTGCCGGACAGAATTGATTCAGTCCCTGAAAGGCTTTGATGAACGCTTTTTTATGTATGGGGAAGATCTGGATTTGTGCTACCGGGTCAGGGAAGCAGGTTACCAGGTGACCTATGTGCCGGATACCACCATTGTTCATTACAAAGGAGAAAGTTCCAAATCGGCACCATTTGACAGCCTGATTGCCTTTTACCGGGCCATGGATCAGTTTGTCCGTAAACATTTTGGGCCGGGGAAATGGCTTTTTACCGTCCTGGTTCTCCGCCTGGGCATTTTCCTTCACCTGCTTTTTAAATTTTTCGGGAGGATTCTCTATCAGCTGCGGGCGCCCCTTTTCGATCTTTTCCTCATCGCTTTGGCCCATGCACTGGCTCTGGTGATTCGCTTCAGGGATCCTTCATGGTTTTTTACCTACCAGCCCATCATTCCCCTCTACGCTGCCGTCTATCTGGGCGCTATTCTGGCATTGGGTACCCTGAGAAACCGGAAGTTTGATTACACCCGGACCTTTGCCGGTGTGGTACTGGGTGGACTCATCAACGGATCCATCACTTTTTTCATACCACCTATCGCCCATTCCAGACTGGTGTTTCTCATCGCTTTTTTACTCACCCTCCTGTTTTTACCGGGATGGCGGCTGGTCTATCACATTTTTCTCCGGAAACGGACAGATGATACATCCACCCTCCGGAAAACCCTGGTGGTGGGAGCCGGCAGCAAAGGAGAACAAATTGCCAAAACCCTCACAGCTCATCCGGAAACAGGATATCTTTTTGTGGGATTTGCCGACCGGAATTTCAACCATCCCATGACCATCAGCCGGATTGAGGATATCCCCGAAATCGTCCGGATGAAACATATCGATGAAATCATTTTTGCCCCCGGTGAAACCCGAAGCACAGACATGATGCAAATTATGAACCGGCTTCAAACCATGCCGGTGAATATAAAAATCGTCCCCGAAAATCTGGACACCATCTATGGGAAAACCCACCTGGAAAACATCGAAGATATTTCCATGGTGGATATGCAATTTAATATCTATCAGCCGGTCAGTGCCTTTATCAAGCGAACCTTTGATGTTATTGTCAGTTTTATCCTGCTGATTCTTCTGGCACTTCCTGCAGCAGTCAGCGCTATTTTTAAGTCCCCCCTGGCCCGGGGGTATGGTAAATTATTCCTTATATTGAAAGGAGACTGGACATTCGTGGGAGATGATCCGGCCTTTGCAGATCATAAACGATATTACAAACCGGGATTGACAGGCCTTCTTCAGCTTGAAAAATCCGGAAAAATATCCGAAGAGGAGCATGAAAGGTACATGACCTTTTACATGCGAAATTATTCCATCATGATGGATGTGGAACTGTTGGTGCGAACCATAAGCGGAACACGGTAG
- a CDS encoding polyprenol monophosphomannose synthase has product MKRIVIIPTYNEIANVGNLIRDIRSLELNPLDILIVDDNSPDGTADLIRNMQKNDKGLHLIVRPGKLGLGTAYIKGFHYALDHGYDLIAQMDADYSHDPKDLVKLFKAAEEYDWVIGSRYVTGINVVNWPLNRLILSYGANWYTRLITGLPIKDGTAGFKCWQSTVLKNIDLDTIKSQGYSFQIEMNFRAWKKGYRFHEVPIIFVDRTVGQSKMSKKIIREAVLMVWKLKFNSLFHRS; this is encoded by the coding sequence TTGAAACGTATCGTTATCATTCCCACCTACAATGAAATTGCCAATGTAGGCAACCTGATCCGGGATATCCGGAGTTTGGAACTGAATCCACTGGATATTCTGATCGTGGATGACAACTCTCCCGATGGAACCGCGGATCTGATCCGGAATATGCAAAAAAACGACAAGGGGCTCCATCTCATTGTCCGCCCCGGTAAACTGGGACTGGGGACTGCCTATATCAAGGGATTTCATTATGCACTGGATCACGGATATGATTTGATTGCCCAGATGGACGCCGATTATTCCCACGATCCGAAAGATCTGGTGAAACTTTTTAAAGCAGCCGAAGAATACGACTGGGTCATTGGCAGCCGTTATGTGACAGGAATCAACGTGGTGAACTGGCCCCTGAACCGCCTGATTCTCAGCTATGGGGCCAACTGGTATACCCGTCTGATTACAGGTCTTCCCATCAAGGACGGGACCGCCGGTTTTAAATGCTGGCAAAGCACAGTGCTAAAAAATATTGACCTGGATACCATCAAATCCCAGGGCTATTCTTTCCAGATCGAAATGAATTTCCGGGCCTGGAAAAAAGGGTACCGTTTTCATGAGGTCCCCATTATCTTTGTTGACCGCACCGTGGGACAATCCAAAATGTCCAAAAAAATCATCCGGGAGGCGGTTCTCATGGTTTGGAAACTGAAATTCAACAGTCTGTTTCACAGGTCATAA
- the rfbD_1 gene encoding dTDP-4-dehydrorhamnose reductase: MKTKNVLITGGNGLLGYHLTRVYGDGTWNILSTDIHDHILSPGVSYSPLNICDKNAVFTLCNEFKPSLILNAAAFTNVDDCETSVDTAFAVNTFGPRYLAEWCALNPCKLIHFSTDYLFNGEAGPYSETACPDPINIYGLSKLGGESQIRRILKNHLIIRTNVLFGKGPTEKASFVRWVVESLRNHKLIHVVDDQYNNPTWSDDLAQAVKKLDQLELTGVLNYGGPDYMNRYEFACMVSDIFDLDKALIHPIATNRLALAAPRPLKGGLDISRIQSLPDVPLTPLKTILKRIKETGY; this comes from the coding sequence ATGAAAACAAAGAATGTACTGATTACAGGCGGGAACGGCTTACTGGGTTATCATCTGACCCGGGTCTACGGGGATGGTACGTGGAATATCCTCTCAACAGATATCCATGATCACATTCTGAGCCCCGGCGTCTCCTATTCCCCCCTGAATATTTGTGATAAAAATGCCGTATTCACTTTGTGCAATGAATTCAAACCGTCCCTGATTCTGAACGCGGCGGCTTTCACCAATGTGGATGATTGCGAAACGTCCGTCGACACTGCGTTTGCCGTAAACACCTTCGGTCCCCGCTATCTGGCGGAGTGGTGTGCCCTGAACCCGTGCAAGCTGATCCATTTCAGCACCGATTACCTTTTCAACGGAGAAGCAGGTCCCTACAGCGAAACAGCGTGTCCCGATCCCATCAACATCTACGGCTTATCCAAATTGGGCGGTGAATCCCAGATCCGGCGTATCCTCAAAAATCACCTGATTATCCGGACCAACGTCCTTTTCGGCAAGGGTCCCACCGAAAAAGCAAGCTTTGTCCGCTGGGTTGTGGAAAGCCTGAGAAACCATAAACTCATCCATGTGGTGGATGACCAGTACAACAACCCCACCTGGAGTGACGATCTGGCACAGGCCGTGAAAAAACTGGATCAATTGGAACTTACCGGAGTTCTCAATTATGGAGGACCGGATTATATGAACCGCTATGAATTTGCCTGTATGGTGAGTGACATTTTTGATCTGGACAAGGCCCTGATCCATCCCATCGCCACAAACCGCCTGGCATTGGCAGCCCCCCGGCCATTAAAAGGCGGATTGGATATAAGCCGGATACAATCCTTGCCAGATGTTCCCCTGACACCCTTGAAAACAATCCTCAAACGCATAAAGGAAACAGGATATTGA
- a CDS encoding sodium-translocating pyrophosphatase produces MLYALIIVPLGSVAALFVAWLMYHWISGQNPGHERIQVIAGYIREGAIAYLKQQYKTSGIFFLVAFVLLLIFAFVFGALSGFVPFAFLTGAFFSGLSGFIGMMTSTKTSSRTTHAAGTSLNEALKISFRGGSVLGLVVVGLGLLDIIVWFVILEMTVNIPNPVEKLQIITTTMLSFGFGASAQALFARVGGGIFTKAADMGADLVGKVEAGIPEDDPRNPAVIADNVGDNVGDVAGMGADLYESYVGSTLGAAALAVSAFAGTDFLYQAVTLPMIIAALGTLASILGIYIVRTKEQTEQIGLLNAINKGINFSSILTLALSALVIHFLIPGHFWSLFLPIISGLAVGVAIGYSTDYYTNAAFSPVKRIAAQARTGHATVITSGLSVGFISTAPTFIFILVGMFLAFWTGGGFVDFSSGLFAIGLASVGMLSTLGINLATDGFGPIADNAGGLAEMAEMPSHTRKRTDALDELGNSTAARGKGLCVGAAALTAITLIAAFIETIRAALMTMNVDIISLDAVDIHIKDANVLQILDYLGASIMDIRFIIGLFIGGILCTSFISKTIDAVSRAAGEMIDEVRRQFHEIKGVMTGETPPDYSSCVRISTLAAQKKMVSPAMIVILTPIFTGLFLGPIAVIGLLLGNLLVGIILAIFMANAGGAWDNAKKYIERSKSELRFQIEDGIKSISRRGLWPFYLTHETNRFLYELVNLNPLAFSIDEEVSDYMGHIIEYVQDEYVEQGKDLKPLIDCYGSRNVKPSEDETLHELWEKLNRDDKFMFREFLKLSQEDQGVLMEMRKTNAKFRIVMESYHAAVTGDTVGDPLKDTSGPSLDIAIKLATMVSIITIGLILRFNLAQYF; encoded by the coding sequence ATGCTATATGCCCTTATCATTGTTCCTCTTGGATCAGTAGCGGCCCTGTTTGTGGCCTGGCTGATGTACCACTGGATTTCCGGTCAAAACCCGGGTCACGAACGGATACAGGTGATTGCCGGATATATCCGGGAAGGTGCCATTGCCTACCTGAAGCAGCAGTATAAAACTTCAGGAATTTTCTTTCTGGTAGCCTTTGTCCTTTTACTCATATTTGCATTCGTGTTTGGTGCCCTTTCGGGATTTGTGCCTTTTGCATTTTTGACCGGTGCGTTTTTCTCCGGTCTTAGTGGGTTTATCGGTATGATGACATCCACCAAAACATCCAGCCGGACCACCCATGCTGCCGGTACATCCCTGAACGAAGCCCTGAAAATTTCCTTCCGGGGTGGGTCCGTCCTGGGCCTGGTGGTTGTCGGTTTGGGGCTCCTGGATATTATCGTCTGGTTTGTGATTCTGGAGATGACGGTGAACATCCCCAATCCTGTGGAAAAACTCCAGATTATCACCACCACCATGTTGAGTTTCGGTTTTGGTGCTTCGGCACAGGCTCTCTTTGCCCGTGTTGGTGGAGGTATTTTTACTAAGGCGGCCGATATGGGAGCAGACCTGGTGGGTAAGGTGGAGGCGGGAATCCCGGAGGATGATCCCAGGAATCCTGCTGTGATTGCCGACAATGTTGGGGATAATGTAGGTGACGTAGCCGGTATGGGGGCGGATCTTTACGAATCTTATGTCGGATCCACACTGGGTGCTGCAGCCCTGGCTGTGAGTGCCTTCGCCGGGACCGATTTTCTGTATCAGGCCGTCACGCTGCCCATGATTATTGCCGCCCTGGGAACACTGGCTTCAATTCTGGGAATTTATATTGTCCGGACCAAAGAGCAGACGGAACAGATTGGTCTGCTGAATGCCATCAATAAAGGTATCAATTTTTCGTCCATTCTGACATTGGCTCTCAGTGCCCTCGTGATCCATTTCCTCATACCCGGTCATTTCTGGTCCCTCTTTTTACCCATTATTTCCGGCCTGGCAGTGGGTGTGGCTATTGGATATTCCACCGATTATTATACGAATGCCGCTTTTTCCCCTGTGAAGCGCATCGCAGCCCAGGCGCGGACCGGACATGCCACGGTGATTACGTCCGGACTTTCAGTTGGATTCATTTCCACAGCCCCTACCTTTATTTTTATTCTGGTGGGAATGTTTCTTGCCTTCTGGACCGGCGGTGGATTTGTGGATTTCTCGTCCGGCTTATTTGCCATTGGACTTGCTTCCGTGGGGATGCTTTCCACTTTGGGCATCAATCTGGCGACAGACGGATTTGGTCCCATTGCCGATAATGCCGGCGGACTGGCGGAAATGGCCGAAATGCCAAGCCATACCCGGAAACGGACCGATGCCCTGGATGAGCTGGGGAACTCCACAGCCGCCCGGGGTAAGGGACTCTGTGTGGGGGCTGCAGCCCTGACGGCCATCACCCTGATTGCCGCATTTATTGAAACCATCCGGGCTGCACTTATGACAATGAATGTGGATATCATCTCCCTGGATGCCGTGGATATCCATATCAAAGATGCCAATGTGTTGCAGATCCTGGATTACCTGGGGGCATCCATCATGGATATCCGCTTTATTATCGGACTCTTTATCGGTGGAATTCTCTGCACATCTTTTATCAGTAAAACCATCGATGCCGTGTCCCGGGCTGCCGGTGAAATGATTGATGAGGTCCGCCGGCAGTTCCATGAAATTAAAGGGGTGATGACCGGTGAAACACCTCCCGACTACAGCAGTTGTGTGCGTATATCCACACTTGCTGCCCAGAAAAAAATGGTGAGCCCCGCCATGATCGTGATTCTGACGCCTATTTTTACCGGACTCTTTCTGGGTCCCATCGCCGTGATCGGACTCCTGTTGGGTAATCTTTTGGTGGGTATTATTCTGGCCATTTTTATGGCCAATGCCGGCGGTGCCTGGGATAATGCCAAAAAATATATTGAACGGTCCAAATCAGAACTCCGCTTTCAGATTGAGGATGGGATCAAATCCATCTCGCGGCGGGGACTTTGGCCTTTTTACCTGACACATGAAACCAACCGTTTCCTGTACGAACTGGTGAATCTGAATCCCCTGGCCTTTTCCATCGATGAAGAGGTCTCCGATTATATGGGACACATCATCGAATATGTCCAGGATGAGTATGTGGAACAAGGGAAAGATCTGAAACCCCTCATAGACTGCTATGGTTCCCGGAATGTCAAACCCTCTGAGGATGAAACCCTCCATGAACTTTGGGAAAAACTGAACCGGGACGATAAATTCATGTTCCGTGAATTCCTGAAGCTCTCTCAGGAGGATCAGGGAGTTTTGATGGAAATGCGCAAGACGAATGCGAAATTCAGGATAGTGATGGAAAGCTACCATGCCGCCGTGACAGGTGACACCGTGGGAGATCCCCTGAAAGATACCAGCGGTCCCTCTTTGGATATTGCCATTAAACTGGCAACCATGGTCAGTATTATTACAATCGGACTCATTCTCCGGTTTAATCTGGCTCAATACTTCTAA
- a CDS encoding peptidase domain-containing ABC transporter — MIVNRIKFLQKDNYRKMIINYFKYPLVKQHQSSDCGPACLLSLIRYFGGYAYLDKLRLLCHTDYKGCRLYDLKQAAEKTGLKCSAFRVDKGKYPEVELPVILHCELPEHLAHYVIVYAHKKGRFLIGDPAKGLYWLDQKALDSLWKSRVLMTVQCLSTYRDPDYQSDGAWLVSYVRKYADHVIQILFCGVISIFAGFFTAFLIRAVTERVIPRQDQHLLFISLIFLSCFLLIRSAVTYIRNLLFYRHGKILFQDIFQSSISHFTHLPYGIISRFSTGEITSRFLDIFRIQSFYQFTLLHGLSDAFILAGSLLVMVVFSPLLAGLSTLFILLLAGILAEFYPRLRKLQNTMLQKGAAFSHELIETMEGMPEISAFGVHSYFTRLNREKYDAFLSRWQDVGLLNSRLFVLSECCLAVFQLLFIGWGILSVMNGHISFGNWLAAFILTANFIPSLFRVMENALKAAETREAITRLRDFLVHPVETWEGKTCDPVPNFSLDLRNCTFQWPKYQPLFEKISFSLRKGSLVQISGDNGTGKTTLIHSILRQYQFCEGDMYWNGKPVMMTNVVDYRQHFGLVSQDVKIFNMTLRDNIFLGRKPENFRWLNEIHRDFNWFIQKFEYGLLSILGEGHRRLSGGERQIVGLLRAILEEPDVLILDECFNSLDRMTRHWVLKWIKMYAKHHAVILISHDTQITDLAQTVVDLKREYAG, encoded by the coding sequence ATGATTGTAAATAGAATAAAATTTTTACAGAAAGATAATTATAGAAAAATGATTATTAACTATTTCAAATATCCTCTTGTGAAGCAGCATCAGTCCTCGGACTGCGGACCGGCCTGTCTTCTGAGTCTGATTCGGTATTTTGGCGGATATGCTTACCTGGATAAACTTCGTTTATTATGCCATACCGATTATAAAGGATGCCGTTTATACGATTTGAAACAGGCAGCAGAAAAAACAGGCCTGAAATGCTCTGCATTCCGTGTGGACAAAGGAAAATACCCGGAAGTGGAATTACCGGTGATTCTCCATTGTGAACTTCCGGAACACCTGGCTCATTATGTGATCGTCTATGCTCATAAAAAGGGGCGCTTTTTGATCGGCGATCCGGCCAAAGGTCTTTACTGGCTGGATCAGAAAGCGCTGGATTCCCTGTGGAAAAGCCGGGTTTTGATGACAGTCCAGTGCCTTTCCACGTATCGGGATCCGGATTATCAATCGGATGGGGCGTGGCTTGTATCCTATGTCAGAAAATATGCAGATCATGTGATTCAAATTCTATTTTGTGGTGTGATTTCAATCTTTGCAGGTTTTTTTACGGCATTTCTCATCAGGGCGGTGACCGAAAGGGTAATCCCCCGACAGGATCAACATCTGTTATTCATAAGTCTTATCTTTCTGTCATGTTTTCTCCTCATACGAAGTGCTGTGACATATATCCGGAATCTCCTTTTTTACCGACATGGGAAAATACTTTTTCAGGATATTTTCCAATCGTCCATCTCTCATTTTACCCATCTTCCTTACGGGATTATATCGCGTTTCAGCACCGGTGAAATCACATCCCGCTTTCTGGATATTTTCCGGATACAGTCTTTTTACCAATTTACCCTTCTGCATGGGCTGTCAGATGCTTTTATTCTGGCCGGAAGCCTTCTTGTGATGGTCGTGTTTTCTCCTCTCTTGGCAGGTTTGTCCACCCTGTTCATCCTGTTACTGGCGGGGATACTGGCAGAGTTTTATCCCCGGCTGCGAAAACTTCAGAATACCATGCTTCAAAAAGGAGCCGCCTTCAGTCATGAGTTGATTGAAACCATGGAAGGCATGCCGGAAATATCAGCTTTTGGTGTCCACTCCTATTTTACCCGCTTAAACAGGGAAAAATATGATGCTTTTCTCAGTCGATGGCAGGATGTCGGATTGTTGAACAGCCGATTATTTGTCCTTTCAGAATGCTGTCTTGCAGTATTTCAACTTTTATTTATCGGATGGGGTATCCTGAGTGTGATGAATGGGCACATATCCTTTGGCAACTGGCTGGCTGCCTTTATTCTTACGGCCAATTTTATCCCTTCCCTTTTCAGAGTCATGGAAAATGCTTTAAAAGCTGCCGAAACCCGTGAAGCAATCACGCGTCTCCGGGATTTTCTGGTTCATCCAGTGGAAACATGGGAAGGGAAAACATGTGATCCTGTCCCAAATTTTTCCCTGGATCTCCGGAACTGTACTTTCCAATGGCCCAAATATCAACCCCTGTTCGAGAAAATCAGTTTTTCACTCCGGAAAGGATCCCTGGTACAGATTTCAGGTGATAACGGAACCGGTAAAACGACCCTGATCCATTCCATCCTCCGGCAATATCAATTTTGTGAAGGGGATATGTATTGGAATGGGAAACCTGTGATGATGACGAACGTCGTGGATTACCGGCAGCATTTTGGTCTGGTCAGCCAGGATGTGAAGATTTTCAATATGACACTGCGGGATAATATTTTCCTGGGACGTAAACCTGAAAATTTCCGCTGGTTGAATGAAATACACCGGGATTTCAACTGGTTTATCCAAAAGTTTGAATACGGCCTTTTGTCGATTCTCGGTGAAGGACACCGCCGGCTCTCCGGGGGAGAAAGGCAAATAGTGGGACTTCTTCGGGCGATCCTCGAAGAGCCGGATGTCCTGATTTTAGATGAGTGTTTCAATTCCCTGGACCGTATGACCCGTCACTGGGTTCTGAAATGGATAAAAATGTATGCGAAACACCATGCTGTTATTCTTATTAGTCACGATACCCAGATAACGGATCTGGCTCAAACTGTTGTAGACCTTAAAAGAGAATATGCCGGGTGA
- a CDS encoding TolC family protein codes for MFLGIAGWIQAAPLMTLSKCQEQALRANGDLLQQRLETEKTGLTVKQSYSDLYPSVYGRVSTSYSHTDNSIVTTDNSGYTLSGTVSQNVFYPGLFSGLKAAKFSEEAAGLNLQDAISLLEASVIQYYYSILASDELIAVYKENIRFADENIKRVQSMVELGARTESDLLKVKVQKGQFQSQLLSEAQRNRSLKRELNLLMGQDPAQELRLQPMSPEPASLPDIQDARNLVKKSNFSLLALEKQIELQKLNVKIKKESYLPTVSGDYTYSYSDDDGGKVQSNTLGLSANISLFEGFRRNTEKQKAEIDLKAMQIRYNNAVDDLFARLDELYHTLKTYNELTEIHEISLASAKRDYELVTQQVELGSGTILDQLDAQLSVLASESQLVEARYNTKITEAHINQLLGK; via the coding sequence ATGTTTTTGGGGATTGCGGGGTGGATTCAGGCTGCACCGCTCATGACACTGAGCAAATGCCAGGAACAGGCGTTGAGGGCAAATGGGGATCTTTTACAGCAACGGCTTGAAACAGAAAAAACCGGATTAACGGTTAAACAGAGTTATTCTGATCTTTATCCCTCTGTCTATGGCCGTGTTTCGACCAGCTATTCCCATACGGATAATTCCATTGTCACAACTGATAACTCCGGTTATACACTTTCAGGGACGGTGAGTCAGAATGTGTTTTACCCGGGGCTTTTTTCCGGTTTAAAAGCGGCAAAATTCTCGGAAGAAGCAGCAGGATTGAATCTTCAGGATGCCATTTCATTGTTGGAAGCTTCGGTAATTCAATATTATTACAGCATCCTGGCCTCTGATGAATTGATTGCCGTCTATAAAGAAAATATCCGTTTTGCCGATGAAAATATCAAACGGGTTCAGAGCATGGTGGAACTGGGAGCAAGAACTGAATCTGACCTGTTAAAAGTGAAAGTCCAAAAAGGCCAGTTTCAAAGCCAGCTTTTATCTGAGGCACAACGAAACCGGAGTCTGAAACGTGAGCTGAACCTGTTGATGGGACAGGATCCGGCCCAGGAGTTGAGGCTTCAGCCCATGAGTCCTGAACCTGCGAGCCTGCCGGATATTCAGGATGCCCGGAACCTGGTTAAAAAAAGTAATTTCTCTCTTTTGGCCCTGGAAAAACAGATTGAACTTCAAAAGCTGAATGTAAAAATCAAAAAAGAGTCTTATTTGCCGACGGTTTCAGGGGATTATACCTATTCATACAGTGATGATGACGGGGGGAAAGTTCAATCCAATACACTGGGTTTATCGGCGAATATATCCCTCTTTGAAGGATTCCGAAGAAATACGGAAAAGCAAAAAGCTGAGATTGATTTAAAGGCGATGCAAATCCGGTATAACAATGCCGTGGATGATCTGTTTGCCCGTCTCGATGAGTTGTACCACACCCTGAAAACGTACAATGAACTGACAGAAATTCATGAAATCAGTCTGGCGTCGGCAAAGCGGGATTATGAGCTGGTCACTCAGCAGGTTGAACTGGGGTCGGGGACTATTCTGGATCAGCTGGACGCTCAGTTGTCGGTCCTTGCTTCAGAAAGTCAGCTCGTGGAAGCCCGGTATAATACAAAAATAACAGAAGCACACATTAATCAACTTTTAGGGAAATAA
- a CDS encoding efflux RND transporter periplasmic adaptor subunit produces MKKWIIPIVVVVIAAIVYFNLKMNKEQAVEVQTEVVKRHTVEEKVSASGRVKPVTQVDISANVAGEIIEMNVKDGQNVRKGQVLAQLDKVRYEAAVVSARATYSSTKVAFEKAKKDLKRAQALYESGNLSQADLDQALAEYESIQSNLAQAESSLKQAEDNLSKTTIISPIDGTIIQVRKEAGEIALGSQFQADIIMVVADLSKMEVEVDVNENDVVRVSLNDPVEIEIDAIPDTSFKGVVTDIANLAQSTGLGTQEAVTYFTVLVEMLEVPDMMRPGMSATVEILTDKAENTIAVPIQSVTVRPADKVFKPVEKDSLSSPAPKEKTGDEMVEVIFRVDQDTVTAVPVTIGLSSQDLFEIKSGIQEGDEIVIGNHKVLSRELQTGMHVKKSESEEGNESGKKR; encoded by the coding sequence ATGAAGAAATGGATTATTCCGATTGTTGTTGTAGTGATAGCAGCCATCGTGTATTTCAACTTAAAAATGAACAAAGAACAGGCGGTTGAAGTACAAACAGAAGTTGTCAAACGCCATACTGTCGAAGAAAAAGTCTCGGCAAGCGGTCGTGTGAAGCCTGTTACCCAGGTGGATATCAGTGCCAATGTAGCCGGTGAAATTATTGAAATGAATGTGAAGGATGGTCAGAATGTCCGCAAGGGACAGGTATTGGCCCAGTTGGATAAAGTCCGTTATGAAGCAGCAGTGGTTAGTGCCCGGGCGACATATTCTTCCACAAAAGTTGCTTTTGAAAAAGCCAAAAAGGATCTCAAAAGAGCACAGGCTTTGTATGAATCGGGCAATCTGAGCCAGGCGGATCTGGATCAGGCTCTGGCGGAATATGAAAGTATCCAGAGTAATCTGGCTCAGGCGGAATCAAGTTTAAAACAGGCCGAGGATAATCTGTCCAAGACGACGATCATTTCTCCCATTGATGGAACCATTATCCAGGTTCGGAAAGAAGCGGGAGAAATTGCCCTTGGATCCCAATTCCAGGCCGATATTATCATGGTTGTGGCGGATCTTTCCAAGATGGAAGTGGAAGTGGATGTTAATGAAAATGATGTCGTCAGGGTCTCGCTGAATGATCCCGTAGAAATTGAAATTGATGCGATCCCAGATACATCTTTTAAAGGGGTGGTCACGGATATCGCCAATCTGGCCCAATCCACCGGACTGGGAACGCAGGAAGCAGTCACCTACTTTACGGTTCTGGTTGAAATGCTGGAAGTACCGGATATGATGCGGCCCGGCATGAGTGCTACCGTTGAAATTCTCACGGATAAGGCGGAGAATACCATTGCCGTTCCTATTCAGAGTGTCACGGTGCGGCCTGCCGATAAGGTGTTTAAACCTGTTGAAAAAGACAGTCTTTCTTCTCCTGCACCCAAAGAAAAAACCGGGGATGAAATGGTTGAAGTCATTTTCCGGGTGGATCAGGATACCGTAACGGCAGTACCTGTCACCATCGGACTCAGCAGTCAGGATCTGTTCGAGATTAAATCCGGTATCCAGGAAGGAGATGAAATTGTCATTGGAAATCATAAAGTCCTAAGCCGTGAATTACAGACCGGAATGCATGTCAAGAAATCCGAGAGTGAAGAAGGCAACGAATCCGGTAAGAAACGCTAA